The genomic DNA TAGAAGGgagttgaaccccggtcttacTTTTGGTGCTGACGtgcgaagaccggcgccgctatcgcctcgaccaTCGGACCACCCCCTCTCCGGTTAGCTTTATCATTGTAAAACTTTGATCCAGGTGTCAGAGCAGCCGTCTAAAAGGTGAAGATTATCCTGGACAAGATGGACATTGTTATGCGAAAAGTGACTCGCGACTGGCGTCAGTAGCAATCAATAGAATGTTTAACAAACCTCAAACGCAGGATCTTGTCCATTGAcgctaaagaaaaaaaaaggcgggATCAACTGATCGTTCAGTTTTCGATCTGTTTTAACAACAACTGGTGTCAGCTAACTGCCGTGAGGCTGCTCTTGAACACTTTTTTAACGTAGGATTTGAGTAAAATTTTATCCATGTTATAGTAATTTGTTCATTacacatcttcttcttcctgggcactacaacctcgaaaggcctcggtctgccatttctggctttctgtgacttgatctTACCCTTAGTAAAGTAGTCTACCCTGCGTAACGGGAGGTGGCCTTaatgggatatgaaccccggtccagtCGTGTGAAATCCGacgccaccggaccgccctatTAGACATCATTATCCCTACACAAATGattgcttcctttttcccaTCCCATTACCGTGTACCTTTCAGCTGTAGCAGGATGGCCCAGCCAGATACACCGGAACCGAGCGTTTAAATGTCACTGACCTTGGTCATTGGACTGTTTGCACTAGCCGCTCCGCAATGGGTCGTTGCAGTAGTTTTAAGTCTTGCGTGTGTACACGTTTTAAAGCAACGACACGCACGCAACTCACACCACACATAATACATTAACCCATCTCAAAGCGACCCAGGCCCGTGGCCACTCTGCGGGGGAATATTTTGTTGAAATGTACTACGATAGTTTGCTGGCCATCTTTATAATATTGCGTCAAGTATTTGATTGTATTATTTTAAAGGATTTTGGGTCGAAATTAGTGTTACCTGTTTGAACGCATTATGATGACCGATATGAACGATTGGCTATATCTAATTGTGTTGTCACAGTTTTTGGAATTCGTAGCGTGCAATAGTGACATGATCATTACTCCGTATTTTTCTAGCCTTTGATCCTAAAGAGCAGATAGCGCGCACATTCCGAACACATCATAAATAGGTTCTGCTCTAGCCATCGGAAAAGATCACCTGATGTTAAATGCTCACGAAACGTGTCCGTCCGGTAAATTGGCCGTATGTACCGGTAGTCACACAGTATGGCATGCAGTCCGGTCCGTCCTACGCCGTATGGAGCAGAACAACCTTCATTCGACTGACGATTGGTCAGTAGGAAACGttcataaaaatcaataatccTATCCTTCCAGGGGTCGTATCCTTCCGGTGATTCCTTCTGAATTATGCCCTAGCATTTTGATACAGTTCAATGCTATTACTGGCAGCCTGTAGGTTACAGAAACTGGTGGAATTGGgaagataaaaaataattaatacgtattaataaataaaatagcaCCTTGAGgtcgacaaaaacaaaatccctcTACCGAAAAATCCTCTAAACCGCAGGGACCACCGAAGGTCAAGAAAAACCACACAGAAACACGTCACGGCGTTTTCCCGGGGTCAATAGTCGCTCGGTCGAACTTGAAACACGGTCAGCCCTCGCTGTTCTGCTACTCGCTTTGCTTCCTTTCACCGGTTCTGACTGACCAAAGGCGATTTAAAGGGTGGCAGACTTtttcaagctctaatttacATTTCCCGCTTGCCGACGCCATACCGCGTTCGCGCGGAGAACTAGAAGGACAAACACAAGGAAAGTCTTGCGTGCCCTTCGTAGCCGTGGCCAGGCACGACGCAAAACTGGTGAAAgattttgttctgtttgttcTGGCCGTCATGGCGTGACCATTTGCCACTAGTTAGTGCCGTTCGGTGGGCTGACAAATCTTTGCAATAACGGTTTTAATCAGAGATTTTCCGTTATTTTTAGCGCACGTTAAAAGACGTGAAATGGATGGTAATGGGGAAAAGGAGAAACATTTTCCCACAACTATTCTGCCTTGTTACTACAATGAAATGAATGTCCATGAATTCCTTACACTCTTCGACCGCATAATACTCTGCCTTACCATTACCGTTGACGGGTTTAAGGGGCCATTAGAATCGATTTCCGTTACGAAATTATTACCGCACCGATATGGTATATGGCGCGCTATCGAGATTTCTTACATTAGGATATCTTTCACCTTTGCGTAATACGTAATTTAAACTCGTTTGTTGATTTAACCTTGGACGCTTTGTGTGCCCCGTCTGGGTTCGCCCGGACTGCACTTGATTACTGGCCAATCAGGCAGCATGATACTCATGATACTGTTTAATTCAAACCAACTGGCCAATTCTTTTGCTGTTGCGCTGTAGCAAAATGCTTTGCAAAAGCTAAGTAATGCAAATTGATTGCTGAATATGTAAATTATAGCAAAGTGAGCAAAGTAGCTTATCGATGAAAAAATTAAACGTTTTCGCATGAAATTGGTTGAAAAGTCGTCgcgtttattttaatataagGAAAAATAACTTAAATATATGACAATAGTTTTAAAAAACGTGCCGGATTCTGCCCCTTGAAGGCTCTTCGCGGAATTAAATTTGGGGGTTCTGCTATCACGTTGATTCTGCAGATTGGAAGCGAGATCTTGGTGCGTTCGGGGCTTCTTACGACCTCGAGGCTCCCCTTGACCGCCTAGCCAGCGTACCGTTAAACCTACCACTGATCTTCAGACCAGATTGTGAGCAATTTTCCATCGAATTGAATTGCTTTTCTccacagtaaaaaaaatactaggTACTAAACAACGCAACTCAGCAttctaactaactaactaagaAAATTGAGACTCAAGGCCCTTCTTTATCCTTGCTCAAACAACTTAGCGTTTTAGAAGTATGTGGCCTTCTGATGTTCTTTAAAGGAGCGACCGTAACGTTCATTCGTTATTAATCCTGTTTGTTAATGATTGTTTGGTCTCTATTCCCGCCACGGGTACCTAAAACATTCACCTTCaaaattccttttttattgatttttattcgGATTCTTATATCCAGCCAAGGCCACTTGAAACAGGACAGGAGGAGAACAGGAGAAGTTTCGATGAATAAGTCCTCGTTTGTCCTGCCGATCAAGTAGAACAATCGTACTCTCAAATGATTGTATTGTTTTGAGAGATAAACTATGCATTAAAAAGACGATAAATAGTTTCTGCTACATGGTGGTCGAGCAGTGGTCAATGTATACTTATTGACTAAATGCTGCTTATACTGATAAGCTTCATCAGCTTTTTTATGGCAGATGTgacgagaacaaaaaaatgttctcTTTCGTGTTGGCCGCATTCAGTAGGGCTAATATCTGAAGAGTCTGAAGGCAAAGTCGATAAAGCGTAAGTCTGGCTCTGGCCGTCTGTGCAGTTGAACTTGACAGGATATAGTGTCGCAGCACCACTCGCAGCAAGCGTTGGAAtaaatgaagcgattggacaTTCCAGTTATGCGTAGAGCACATCTATTAGACATGGACAGCTTCCTTTTGACAATCGAATCTTGGATGTGTATGCTTACGTAGTTATCCGAGGTTACGATCGTACGAAGGTAGCAAAATTTCTCTAACTCTACCAAAATTCCTCGATCGACTGGTACACTCCAATGCGGGCTCTATCACGATCAGAGCCTCCGACAAGCAGGTTATTTGTCTTCTTCGCATGAATCCTCATTCCAATCCCATTTACTTCGCGTTTCAGTCAGGAGAACGCCTCGACGTAGATGCCCGACCGATGGTATCGATGTCATCCGCGAAAATAAATTCGAGAGATCGGGTGTAAATCGTGTCCCGGATGTGGAAGTACTTCCTCTTACGAATGGAAAAAGAACAACTGACTACATTTATTCATCTTACATAACTATACACGCAACGCCTACTAGATTCCTAACTCCCGAGGTTGCTATATTCCACAACACAGATTTGGTCGGTGAACAATTTTTCTCCAACAAATCTAGCTTGTTAGCTTGTGACAATGATCTGTAGCAATGGGTACAAGTCTGCAAACGAGTTTACGAGACAGGATCTTACAGACAGCATTTAGCACTGTGGTGACACTGTGTTTCCACTCGTCTGATAGTTCTTTCTAATCCCAAATCCTTACAATCAGCGGATGCACGATAGCGGCAAGCCTCCCGGGCCCTATCTGAAACAGTTCTAACCCCACCAGCCCAGCGCTGATCGCTGACTCATAGCATTTCAGCTGTCTTATGGCACTGGTGATTTCGTCCGGGATGACAGAGGCATCTCAGGCATCTGCTCCGTTCAGGTGTATGTCGAAGTAGCACTTCCACCTGTCGATCACCTCTCGATCGTCCGACAGGATCTATCTCCCTCAGTGACGCCATAAAGAATTTATAAAACTTAGGAGTTTTATATTCGGTTCTACGATCGGTTACATTTTTTATAGTACAACGTTAAAGTCGGCCTTTATTGTTTCTGGCAGGTATGAAAGAAATTAATACATAGATAAGGGCATACCGTAATATCAATCAGAAAAAAACCATTTCTCCACTTGCGATTCCGCATTAGCGGATAAGTATTAACCCACAGGATAAGAAACACTGCTAAGACACTCTTTTTCTAAGACCACCAGtagaaaaaatgaaaataaataatattcgCTTACCACTTTACAGCATTGGTAGCATCGAGAATTTAGATAACATCACGCAAGCGTCCACTGGAAGCAGCAACTCGATGCCGGGAACACCGGAAGATAACATCAACGTCGTGGTACGTGTGCGTCCGCTAAGCAACAAAGAGGCAAGGCATGGCGATGAGATGGTGGTACAATTTCCTGGAAATGGCCAAATATTGGTATGTTGTAGCTTGCCCATTTGCTTAGCACGATCGTTGTGTCTATAATATTCGCTCTTGGTTGCTACACAGTGCGACGGAATCCCGCTTAGCTCGGGGGCTGGTGGACAGAAGCCGAAGCTGTTTTCTTACAACGTAGTGTTCGAACCGGGCGCATCGCAGGATGATGTTCTGCAGTACTCTGGCATAAAGCGGCTGATTGAGATGGCGATCGAAGGGTTTAGCTGTACGGCATTTTGCTACGGTCAGACCGGTTCGGGCAAAACGCACACGCTGACGGGACCGCCGGAGTTGGTAAGCAAGGACAAGAGTCGTTCGTATTTTAAAGCCTTTTTAGTCTGCTAATGCATATTTGCTTCCAGTTTTATCGCAAACCAGACCCAGCACACGCGGACCATGGGCTAGTTTTTCGCTCCTTTCTCTATTTGTTCAAGCTGCTGCAGGAGCGAAAAGACACAAACTTTATCCTGAAGGCATCGTTCCTGGAGATCTACAACGAAAAGGTGAGTGGAATGAATGATGGATGGATACCGTTGGTTTGGCACCGCCGATTACAGCTAcaatcaatttaaattgtgTATCGATCTGCTCGTTTGTGGCGTGATTTGCAGGCACGCTATACGGTTCACGCCTGAGCGCGTGTTGACCATCGGGCCGACATGTTCAACGggcattaaaatttaaaatttcatttgcATACGTGCAGTGACAGGGCAGGATATACCGGGGAAGATTCTAAAGGCCACCGGAGCTGGTGTCTGATATCCTTGTACGAAATTTTCCCGCGAGCGAATACTGTGGCCAGTACAGAACTGCCCATTTTGCGGTATAGATTTCCTTGAAATTATTGGCCTATTTCAGTGGCTATGAAATATGTTCTGTACCGCTTCTAAAGCGCAATTCCAGGGAAGTGACTACGGTAATGTACAATTTGTGTTCCGGCCAATTGCAATCGTGCCCCAGAGTAGataaaaaatggaatgaataATTGGATCCTTGCGTGACACCAAAACACATTATGTCTGTGCCCGCCGACAGGACATCACagggtgcagcagcagtagcagcagcagctatttACTACACCTCACGGCAGGCATACCACCAAGCACTGCAATGGCACGTATCGGTGGAATCGTTTGGCTGTCccgacagaaaaaaactgcGGTCAAACTGGCCTTGACTCTGGTTCATAATTCGAACGGGTTCATAAATCGATCGTACAACTAAGGGGGTAGAGGAGTAGTATGTATAGGCAGGATTTTCGCATCACCCAGCCATCCACCCAGGGTCCCTGGGTGTTACCTGTGGGTGCGAAGTAGGGGCACGTTGAATAAGATAGCAAGCGGTGGCAATTATCTTCACTGCCAACCTGTAAGCAGAACGGCCATGATTTATGCATGCCGGAAatgatcgattttttgttttgcgattGCTTCGATTCGCTGCCGCGCGAGTGCAtgcttttaattgaattcCTTAACCTTATGCTTCAGTTCTATTGCGGATAATGCTTTAACAAGTGTttgtaatatattttttctaatttttctccccgattgttttccttttcaggTGATAGACTTACTGAATCCTGGCACAGCAAGAAAGCCGCTCGCCGTACGGTGGTCGAAGAAATCGCGTGGCTTTTTTGTGGAGAATCTGTTCACCGTCGATTGCGAGGAGCTGGATGATCTACTGGCGGTCCTGGAGGAAGGTACGTGGCAGCGCGTTTGGTTTGCCAGATGCTATGACGCAAGCAGCGAATGAATAATTGTACTTTCCGCATTGAAATCGAACCTTGATTGAATTGTCCCCCTGCCATTCCCAATGCTCTTTCCGATCCGTTGCAGGAATGCGAAATCGACACGTGGGCGCTCACCTGATGAACGATTATTCCTCCCGCAGTCACACGATCCTGACGGTGCACATCACCTCGGAACAGCAGGCCGAGGGTGGTGTGTTCATTTCCAAGCAGGGTAAAATTAACTTTGTCGATTTGGCCGGCAGCGAGATGACGAAGAAAACTCACAGCGAGGGCAAAACGCTGGAGGAGgccaacaacatcaacaagaGCCTGATGGTTTTGGGTAGGTAGCGAAATGGATGGAAAGCGAAACCAAACGTCCATTGCATCGCTATTTTTGTTGCAGGGTATTGTATTGCTTCGCTGAGTGACTCGAAAAAGCGGAGTGGGCACATTCCGTACCGGGACAGCAAGCTAACGAAGCTACTAGCGGACAGTCTGGCAGGGAACGGAGTCACGTTGATGGTGTGTTGTGGATTGTGCCGCCAAAAATATGCACGACTGAGTTTCGAATTCTATTTCCAGATCGCATGCATATCACCCGCCCACTCGAACGTGACCGAAACGGTGAATACTTTGCGCTATGCAGCCCGGGCAAAACGCATCCGCACGAAACCGATCATCGTGATGGACCCACGGGAAGCGTTGATCTTGAGCTTGAAGCGGGAGATCGGTGCTCTACAGGTGGAAAACGAACATCTGCGTACGGCACTCAATCTGCAGTCGGAGGCGCAGGACATCAACAGCCAGGTGGACCTGTTGGAGCGTCGACCGGTACCGCGCACACCGCCGAAGGTGGATCTCGAAAAGCTGACCGATATGGAGGGTAACGAGCTGAAGGAGCTGGTCAAGGTGTATATCATGGAAAACCAAGCGCTCCGGCAGGAGAACGCCGAGCTATACTCAACGCGGGAAATGATCATCCGCGATCAGGAGCTGGTGTGCCGGGAGAATGAGCGATTGCTCAAAAAGTTGGAGGATGTAAATTCGTGAGTGCGGTGACTGCGTCCCCTATTGTATTGTATATTTCTTATCATTCACGTTATTAATAAGAAATACTGTTCGGTATATTGGTAGAGTTTGCTGCCGTTCCCCGATCATACCGGCTCGACCGACGTTTTCTGCCGAAATGCTTAACCTGTCCGCTGCGAGCGGCGACGTGGAAGTGTCCAACATATGGCGCAATCCGCTCAGCTCTAGCGCGGATAGCATGAATCGCTACCGCAACGAATCGCTCGATGGACGTGTGTCGGCGAATGAGAATAAAATACCGGAACTGCTGCAAAAAGAGCTGGATAAGCGTCGGATTGGAGACAGGTACGATGGTGAAGCGAGGTGAACTGAACCTATCCTTGCGACGATGTAACGTAAATTGTTTGATCAATTGCAGCATTACCACCATTGCAAACAACTTGAAGCGCAACAATTCGTGGGACAACACAAACCGATCGAACGGAACGGGCCACGGGGTAAAGTTGGCCTCCCGCAAAGGATCGGCTGACAGTCGCCATTCGGATCCAAGCCAGGCAAGATCGAGCCAGACCAGGATTATAGAGTAAGTTGATGAACACGTCTGATAGTAAGCACGCCAGATACTGTTTCCTACGAGAGCTCTAGGCAACTGCCCAGCTGAGATGGGACAATGAAGCCCACCAAAAAGGCGCCGTCAGAAAGGGTTTGAAGTGCTGATTCGTGCAGTGAAAATTGACGATTGTCTTACCGTTTCTAATCGCAGCCTCACGCAAATCCCGTATCAGACGGCTCACTCCGATGCTGCGTCTCAACCGTACTGGAGACGTTCAGCATTGGCGAGGGCGACAAGTGCCCAGAAATCAGGAACGCCAATGTTTGTCCGGAAAGAGCACAATTTGCTCGCTAAGAGCAAATCGACAGATGAAGAAGGGCTTCTGCCTTTGAGGCGGAACGTGTTCGGTAGCCTGGTATCGCTTGATGCCGAAAGCAACATTTCGCCTTTGTGAAACAGGTAGCTAAGCGAACCGTTTGTTTCGTTCGTAGATGCTCGCAATCCCTTGTCACTGGGGGATGTAGAAGCCCGTAGATGCATGGTGCATGTACAATGTGATCGTCCGGTTGAAAGTTTGTCCACTCTCAGCGAAACTGTTTGTTGCAAATCTTATTTTGACCAATACAAAACGGCTTGCTAGAAATATATTATATGCGCACATTTTGCCGTAGAAGAATACTCGTAAACCGTGATTGTGGCAAGTTGTTATAGAAAATTTTCTCTTCATTCTAATTGCAGCATGATCAGCTAAATGATTGCTCATGCA from Anopheles stephensi strain Indian chromosome 2, UCI_ANSTEP_V1.0, whole genome shotgun sequence includes the following:
- the LOC118504749 gene encoding kinesin-like protein KIF12 isoform X1, whose translation is MVYKPPGTSTSSRGISPQRPQYPANQRGDMQQRGRRRGALPGETGFHATTYGNSVRSKLNNHVPPGDRGTGGTSSSVGGGGSMKRSNSLNHKYNSNATTAQTRRSNSIERMNNGKVYRGRSPLRNSTSNLSTASNNGAIGNPNGTGRNHPVLIRSRGNDIGSIENLDNITQASTGSSNSMPGTPEDNINVVVRVRPLSNKEARHGDEMVVQFPGNGQILCDGIPLSSGAGGQKPKLFSYNVVFEPGASQDDVLQYSGIKRLIEMAIEGFSCTAFCYGQTGSGKTHTLTGPPELFYRKPDPAHADHGLVFRSFLYLFKLLQERKDTNFILKASFLEIYNEKVIDLLNPGTARKPLAVRWSKKSRGFFVENLFTVDCEELDDLLAVLEEGMRNRHVGAHLMNDYSSRSHTILTVHITSEQQAEGGVFISKQGKINFVDLAGSEMTKKTHSEGKTLEEANNINKSLMVLGYCIASLSDSKKRSGHIPYRDSKLTKLLADSLAGNGVTLMIACISPAHSNVTETVNTLRYAARAKRIRTKPIIVMDPREALILSLKREIGALQVENEHLRTALNLQSEAQDINSQVDLLERRPVPRTPPKVDLEKLTDMEGNELKELVKVYIMENQALRQENAELYSTREMIIRDQELVCRENERLLKKLEDVNSVCCRSPIIPARPTFSAEMLNLSAASGDVEVSNIWRNPLSSSADSMNRYRNESLDGRVSANENKIPELLQKELDKRRIGDSITTIANNLKRNNSWDNTNRSNGTGHGVKLASRKGSADSRHSDPSQARSSQTRIIDLTQIPYQTAHSDAASQPYWRRSALARATSAQKSGTPMFVRKEHNLLAKSKSTDEEGLLPLRRNVFGSLVSLDAESNISPL
- the LOC118504749 gene encoding kinesin-like protein KIF12 isoform X2, which produces MVYKPPGTSTSSRGISPQRPQYPANQRGDMQQRGRRRGALPGETGFHATTYGNSVRSKLNNHVPPGDRGTGGTSSSVGGGGSMKRSNSLNHKYNSNATTAQTRRSNSIERMNNGKVYRGRSPLRNSTSNLSTASNNGAIGNPNGTGRNHPVLIRSRGNDIGSIENLDNITQASTGSSNSMPGTPEDNINVVVRVRPLSNKEARHGDEMVVQFPGNGQILCDGIPLSSGAGGQKPKLFSYNVVFEPGASQDDVLQYSGIKRLIEMAIEGFSCTAFCYGQTGSGKTHTLTGPPELFYRKPDPAHADHGLVFRSFLYLFKLLQERKDTNFILKASFLEIYNEKVIDLLNPGTARKPLAVRWSKKSRGFFVENLFTVDCEELDDLLAVLEEGMRNRHVGAHLMNDYSSRSHTILTVHITSEQQAEGGVFISKQGKINFVDLAGSEMTKKTHSEGKTLEEANNINKSLMVLGYCIASLSDSKKRSGHIPYRDSKLTKLLADSLAGNGVTLMIACISPAHSNVTETVNTLRYAARAKRIRTKPIIVMDPREALILSLKREIGALQVENEHLRTALNLQSEAQDINSQVDLLERRPVPRTPPKVDLEKLTDMEGNELKELVKVYIMENQALRQENAELYSTREMIIRDQELVCRENERLLKKLEDVNSVCCRSPIIPARPTFSAEMLNLSAASGDVEVSNIWRNPLSSSADSMNRYRNESLDGRVSANENKIPELLQKELDKRRIGDSITTIANNLKRNNSWDNTNRSNGTGHGVKLASRKGSADSRHSDPSQARSSQTRIIDMIS